Below is a genomic region from Virgibacillus dokdonensis.
TCCTCCCAATAATGACTGCATGTTTAAGATTGCTTCAAAAAAAGTTTGCCGATTGTCACCTTGATGTATTTCGTTATACAATTTTCCATCTTTAATGAAAATAACTTTTTGGCAAAAACTTGCAGCAAACGGGTCATGCGTTACCATTAGTGTTGCTGTTTCATAATGCTTTTGCAAGTGACTTAGCGTATTCATTACTTGTAGTGACGCTTTAGAATCTAAATTACCAGTTGGTTCATCAGCAAATATAATGGAAGGATTATGAATAAGCGCTCTAGCGATGGCCGCTCGTTGCATTTGACCACCAGATACTTCCATAATGCGTTTTTCTAAAATATTTTCAATGCCTAATTGTTTAGAAATGATATGTAATTTTGGTGTCATCTCTTTCACTTTTACTTTATTTAATGTTAAAGGGAGCAAAATATTTTCTCCAATAGTTAATGTTTCCAATAAATTAAAGTCTTGAAAAACAAACCCCATTTCTTTTCTTCTAAATTTCGCCAATTTATGATGAGAGAAAGAAGTGACATCTTCTCCATGAATAATAATTTTTCCCGAACTCGGTTTATCAATGGTCGACAGTAAGTTTAGCAAGGTCGTCTTGCCACTTCCTGAAGGTCCCATAATACCTATGAATTCTCCTTGTTGTACAGTAAGCGTAAATTGGTGCAAAGCTTCGTACGAAATTCCACGTTTGCTACCGTACGTTTTGGATAGATTTTCTGCTTGTAGTAACGGCATATGTGCACCTCCCTATTTGGTAGCGATTTTATACTATGTTTAAAAAGTTAGGTTATATAGTTTTAACTTCAAACGTGTTTATAACCAAACGAATCTATTCATCATAATTCTATGATACAGGAGCCATATATCCTATTGATTTTTCTTTCAAACAGTAATGGTTAAGCTTACAAGGTTGTAAGCCTAACGATGACTAAAATGGATGGACACGGTAGTTCCTTTTCCTTCTTCAGATGCAATGGTTAACTCGTGTCCAAGTTCTGTACAAATTTGTTTAGATAAATATAGACCCATTCCTGTTGATTCTCTAAATTTCCTCCCATTTTTCCCGGTGAAAAAGGGATCAAAAACTCTGTTGATGTCTTCACGCGGAATTCCGTAGCCAGTATCGGTGATTTGCAATACCAGTTTATGATCGTCGGATAAACTTGTACAAAAATATATTTTGGCTACTTCGTCTTTCGAATATTTGATGGCATTGGAAACAGCTTGACTAATTACAAAACGGAGCCATTTAGAATCGGTTGTTACCACGTATTTTTCTTCAATGGTAAGTTCAGGATACACTTGGTTACGAATAAAGCTAGATTTAAATTCTTGAATAATATCTTTAACTAAATCTCTTAATACAATTTGTTGTACTTGAAAATCACGATCAAACTTTTGCAATCGAGATTGGTATAAGGCTAAATCTAAACCTTGTTGCATACGCTCTAATTCTTCGTGCATACTGTGCAAGAAATTTTGGGACAACTGTAATTTTTCTTTTTGCAAAGTTAGATGCATGACAGAAACAGGTGTCTTCATTTGATGCACCCATTGTTGAATGAAATGAAACTCCATTTGTTTTTGTTCTTTCAACTGCTCGATTTCTTCGGCGTAGCGGTTTGTTTGTGCATCATGTTGCTGCTTAATATTTAAAAGTAATTGTGTTGGCGGATCTGGTAGCCACGTTGCATTATCCTTATCATGATGGATTGTCACGTAATAATCACGTAATCGGTAATAACGATAGGCCAGAAATAGGAGTAATCCAAATGTTAATAAAATAAATAAATAGATAATCAAATCCCAGTCCATTGGTACAGCTTTAATACCATAAAATAGCTGAACGATGAGGATGAAAACAATTAACTGTGTGTAAAAGAAAAGTATGGTTGGGACACTATCTTTGAGAAAATCTTTCATTATTGTTCACTCCACGTATCGATCATTTTGTATCCGGCACCACGAACGGTTTGAATACTTTGGTGCACACCAATATCTTCAAGCTTTTTACGTACGCGCGTAATATTAACGGATAACGTGTTGTCATCCACAAAATGTTCGTCATCCCATAGCATTTCCAATAAGAAGGTTCGTGATAATACGTGATTTACATTCTCCATAAATGCTTTAAGTAGAATAAATTCATTTTTTGTTAAAATAGCTTTATGCCCGTTAAGACTAACTTCCATTGCAGTTAAATGTAAGCATAAATCACGTATCTCTAACAAGTCTGTAGGTGTGCTTGAGGCGTATTCTCCATAGATTCTACGCATAATTCCTTTTATTTTTGCTTGTACTACATCAAAGTTAAATGGCTTGGTAATATAGTCATCTCCACCGTTTTCTATTGCCATCACCTGATCCATACCTGAATCACGTGCGGAAATAAATATAATTGGGCAATTAGATATACTGCGGATTTTTCGGCACCAATAAAACCCATCATAGCTAGGAAGATTAATATCAAGTAATATTAGATGTGGTTCAAAGACTTGAAACTCTTCTACAATACGGTCGAATTCTTGAACAAGCTGTATGTCGTATTCGTATTTTTCTAGATAATCTTTTAATAAGTCAGCAATTTTTTTGTCATCTTCTATAAGATAAATTTTCTTCATTGGATTCACCTTCCTTTTCTACTTTATAGCTAACCCACCAACAATCCTACGCTGTGCCACAAGTAAATGGTTAATGCTCGAACAAATTCATGTATTTTAGGTTAAAACAATTAGTTCATTAGTTCATAAAAACTAATACATTCCATCTTTAAGTCACTACTACTATATAAAAGCTTACATCCTATTTTACTCTATCTCTTTTACAATTTGAACTGTACTCTTTTTATAGGGGCACTTTATTTGAAAAAACGGTTTTGGAATTTCTATAGTCTGTCTTATGGAAAACGATAAACGATAGAAGTCGTCATCAATTGTTCTTGGGAAGCCACGTTTTACTAAAAGTATTGACAACCATGTCTAATCCTTTGCATAAACTAATAATACTATGCAATTGGAGAGGGTGTGCTATGTTAGCGTGGTTACTAATCATTGCTGTCACTTTTGTTATGGGTAGGAGCTTCATTGATTTTATCCATGTAGGGAAAATGCAGACTTATATACGACGCAGTGGCTTTTCATTAGAGTTCTTTTATATGTTATTAATTATTTATGCAGTAGTTATCGTTGGATTCGGACTCATTTATTTTGTGCTGTCCATGCAAGATATCGTACTTGTAGAAAATGGAGCATTGAGACAAGTGAGTATACTTGACGCCCTTGGACAGGCTGTTTATTTTAGTGGAGTAACAATGCTAACAATCGGATATGGTGATATAACGCCTGTCGGTATTGGGAAAATTATCGCCCTCATGCAGGCCTTAATTGGTTATATATTACCTACTGCTTTTGTGTTAAGATTAGTGCAATACCAAGATCAGAGCAGGAATCAGTGAATAAGTAGGCGAATATATGATATAGTAGAAACGCAACTATTGGATGGAGGGATAACGATGACTGTACAAGTAGGAGAAAAGGTAGCGGATTTTTCTCTACCAAATCAAGCTGGAGAATTAGTTCGTTTATCTGATTATAAAGGAAAATATATCGTTTTATATTTTTATCCAAAAGATATGACACCAGGCTGTACAACAGAAGCTTGTGATTTTAGAGATGCGCATGAGAGCTTTGAAGATCTTGATGCGGTGATTATTGGTATTAGTCCTGATCCTGTTGCATCGCATCAGAAGTTTATTGATAAGCATGACTTGCCATTTATGTTATTGGCGGATGAAGAGAAACAAGTGGCAGAACAATTTGGTGTTTGGAAACTAAAGAAAAACTTTGGCCGAGAATATTATGGTATAGAACGCTCCACGTTTATTATAGATAAAGAAGGCGTGTTACAGAAGGAATTCCGTAAAGTAAAAGTGAAGGGGCATGTAGAAGAGGCGCTGTCATTTATTCGCGAGCAATTGCAGTAAATATGTAACAAGTGGCCTCTCATAGAACTTTACTATCTTTATAACTAAAGGCAAACAAACGGAAGTGCTCTTAGCTCTCATATGCACTTACTTTTAATCCGTCGTTTTAAGGGCAGATAGTCGATTTTGACTATCTGCTTTTTTATAGTCTAGGAAATTATAAAAATTTTGCAGCTGGATAAACTTACTAAGTTATTTAGCCACGCCCGGCTCCGCCGCCCAGCAACTAGGCGACTTCACGAATCGCCCTACGATAAGTCATCATTGGTTCGCTCCAGTCGCTACGTTGCTAACCGGGCGCTTGCGCCTTTGTTCTTTACGGTATAGGGAAACTTTAAATTAGGAATAAGCCTGATATTTTAACAAACAATGAAGAAAGGTAGCGATACATTCAATTTATTGTCATCACGGTTAATAAGCTAAGTCTCTATAACGAAAAAATTTAAATTTTCGTATTGGGAACAAGTTTTTAAAAACGGTTATAAGACGATAAATTTTTAATAGCATACTAGGGAAAAAGAACTCTTATTTCTATGTTAAAGTGTTAAATTCTTTTATAATTTAAAAGCATAAAGGATGATAAAAACTGATAAATTAGGAGGGTAGGATACATATGCGAATATATACACGTTCTGGAGATAAAGGAAAAACATCGCTTATATATGGTGAGCGCGTGAATAAAAATGATCTTCGCGTTGAAGCTTATGGAACTTGTGACGAGGCAAATTCGATGATTGGTTTAGCTATTAGTTATTTGCAACAAGAGAGTACGTTTAAAGAAAAAGAATTTGTTATCGAAGAACTTTCCCGTGTGCAAACATTGTTGTTTCATGTTGGTTCAGAGCTAGCTACACCATTAGATAAAGAAGTCCCTTGGAAATTAACCGAGAAGCATATTGAAACATTGGAAAAGCAAATTGATGATTGGGATAAGCAGTTAGAGCCGTTAAAAAATTTTATTTTGCCATCTGGAGTACCAGCCTCTTCGGCCTTGCATGTCGCGAGAACAGTATCGCGAAGAGCAGAACGTCTAGCTGTAGGGATAGAAAACGTCAATCCATTAAGCCTTACTTTTCTGAATCGCTTATCGGATTATTTATTTGTTGCAGCGAGATACATGAACCAATTGCTTGAAGGAGAAGAAAGAACTTTGCACACTACATGATTTTTGTAGCAGAATAATAGCGTAAGCAGCCTTCTTAAGATAATACCTAGAAATGTGTATTATAGGAAAGTATGAAGTTTTAATTTTTATAGTAACAAGAAAAACTACAGCTGCTTCCGTAAAAATTTGATAAGCCAAGTTTTTCTAATATGAGAGTGTAGGTAAATGTGTGTATGCATGTAATTGATCTGTGCGGGGTAAAATAATTATAATATGATTACTTGTTAATAGAAATTCTACGCAAACAATTATTTTAAGGGGCTATGATTGACAGAACGCGGTTGTAGGGCTTAAACTATTTATAAAGATTATAATTTAAGAATAGAATTATTTTTGTATAAACTACTGAAAGTGAGGTGGATGAGGGTGTCTGAAAACAGATTGCAAGAGGCTATAAGCACATTAAAAGCATCAGGCGTCCGTATCACTCCACAACGACATGCGGTTCTTGAGTACTTACTCAATTCGATGGTTCATCCTACAGCTGATGATATTTATAAAGCTCTTGAGGGTAAGTTTCCTAATATGAGTGTCGCAACGGTTTACAATAATTTACGTGTATTGCGTGAAGTAGGCCTCGTTAGAGAATTAACATATGGCGACTCTTCAAGCAGGTTTGATTGTAATACTTCAGATCATTACCATATTATTTGTAACTCATGTGGAAAAATTGTTGACTTTCATTATCCTTCGTTGGATGAAGTCGAGGCATTAGCTGAGCAGGTAACTGGATTTAAAGTCAGTCATCATCGCATGGAATTGTATGGTGAATGTGAAGAATGCCAAAAAGAAGAAAAAAACAAACAAAAAAGTGGATAATGAATGTAAAAAAGTCTCGATTGCATTTAGCGATCGAGACTTTTTTACAACTACAGGAAATGACAGTGCGTATTTCACTATAAATATGGCACTAAGCCAAGTTCTTCTAAACTTTAATTAGAATGCAATGCGTGTGTGTTTGTATTCCGAATATAAATGTGCTTTAAGAAACAATATTCATACCCAATAACCATCTAAATAGGCTGACGCGGGGATGGTTATTTTTTTGTAGAACTTTCCTCTTTTTTCATTGCTTTCCAATAGCGCCTTGTATTGTATTTTTCATCAAATTCTTTACCTTCTAATTCTTTATCCAGTGTCAATGGTTGTTTACAATGCATACAGGCGTCAACGCGGCCAAGCATCTTTGTTGGTTTTTCGCAGCTTGGACAAATAATCGGCACTGCTTTTAGCGATAAAGTCCCGATCCAAAGGTAAACTACACAACTTAAGACGACCATTATAACCCCTAGTATGAAGAATGTAACCATAAGCCACGGAATTTTTTTGGTTAGTATGCCACCATACATAAGAAGAATACCAGCAAATATAAGAATCAATGCAAAGGATCTAATTTTGTTTATTTTGCTTGAATATACGATTTGAGCCATGATGTCCCCCCTTAACCCCTTCATAAGTAGTATAGCATATATTATATGAAAAAGATTTGATAATTCAATTCGCATTTTGTGTTGTCTATTACCGAGTAATGAGCTGAAAACATCATGCACTTCCCTGAACCCTTTTATTTTCCATTCCTAAGAAGACTACTTAAAAACAAATAAGACTAGGAAAGAATTTGACTAATAAAAGAGGGAATCGAACCTTTTACAGCGAATGTAATATAATACGACAATTTGTGCAAGTAAATGTACATATAAATGACATTCTATGTCGATTTAAGTTCATATCTGTAAACAAATGGAGGAAAAGTAATGGAACAATACTTGCGATCAATTTATCAACACCATGCTAGCAATTCTGATGTATTAGGTATTTTAATATTGGAAAAAACGAAGCCTGATAGCCCAATAACGGATAATTTCGATGTCGTTTTACTTATCATTGTTCAAGAAGCTGAAAAAACTTGGAATGTGAAACACTATGAATTTGCGGATAAAACGTGTGCGCTTCATATAGTAACGGAAGAACTATTAATGGAATGGATAGATACGAGCGGTTACCGGAATGCAGTGGAGTGGATAATCTATGGTAGAATCATTTTTGACCGAAATGAATTTTTTAATAATTTAAAAGCTACGTTGCAAAGCTTTCCAGATGATAAACGAAATTTACGTAAAATCATGGAGTTTGGTAAGCTTATAAAAAGCTACAATGAAGCCAAAGAGTTATTTGAAGCGGGTGAATATATGGATACGAATAGTAAAATTTTATATTCACTTCATTATTTGGCTAGATTGGCTGTTATTGAAAAAGGGTATTATCCGGAAGTAACTGTTTGGAGCCAGGTAAAACAAATTGATATTGAAGTTTATAAACTATACGAAGAATTTATAGAAAGTAAAGAAGAACTGAAGAAGAGAGTACAGTTAATGTTAATCGCTATGGATTATGTCATTAAAGCAAGAGCAAATATGGCTGTAAAGCATTTGTTAGACATGATGCACGCAAAAAACGAATGGTACTATGGTGAATTAAAAGCTTTGCCTAAGCTTCAGCCTTATTCTCTAGACTTATCAGCGATTATAACGTACCTTGTTGATAAAAATATGATAACAAATGCTACAGAGCAAACAAAAGGTGAAGGAGTGTATCATAGAAAATATATGGTAAGTAAATAGTGGAACGATT
It encodes:
- a CDS encoding ABC transporter ATP-binding protein; this encodes MPLLQAENLSKTYGSKRGISYEALHQFTLTVQQGEFIGIMGPSGSGKTTLLNLLSTIDKPSSGKIIIHGEDVTSFSHHKLAKFRRKEMGFVFQDFNLLETLTIGENILLPLTLNKVKVKEMTPKLHIISKQLGIENILEKRIMEVSGGQMQRAAIARALIHNPSIIFADEPTGNLDSKASLQVMNTLSHLQKHYETATLMVTHDPFAASFCQKVIFIKDGKLYNEIHQGDNRQTFFEAILNMQSLLGGNIHDLQTVHF
- a CDS encoding sensor histidine kinase — protein: MKDFLKDSVPTILFFYTQLIVFILIVQLFYGIKAVPMDWDLIIYLFILLTFGLLLFLAYRYYRLRDYYVTIHHDKDNATWLPDPPTQLLLNIKQQHDAQTNRYAEEIEQLKEQKQMEFHFIQQWVHQMKTPVSVMHLTLQKEKLQLSQNFLHSMHEELERMQQGLDLALYQSRLQKFDRDFQVQQIVLRDLVKDIIQEFKSSFIRNQVYPELTIEEKYVVTTDSKWLRFVISQAVSNAIKYSKDEVAKIYFCTSLSDDHKLVLQITDTGYGIPREDINRVFDPFFTGKNGRKFRESTGMGLYLSKQICTELGHELTIASEEGKGTTVSIHFSHR
- a CDS encoding response regulator transcription factor, with protein sequence MKKIYLIEDDKKIADLLKDYLEKYEYDIQLVQEFDRIVEEFQVFEPHLILLDINLPSYDGFYWCRKIRSISNCPIIFISARDSGMDQVMAIENGGDDYITKPFNFDVVQAKIKGIMRRIYGEYASSTPTDLLEIRDLCLHLTAMEVSLNGHKAILTKNEFILLKAFMENVNHVLSRTFLLEMLWDDEHFVDDNTLSVNITRVRKKLEDIGVHQSIQTVRGAGYKMIDTWSEQ
- a CDS encoding potassium channel family protein, with amino-acid sequence MLAWLLIIAVTFVMGRSFIDFIHVGKMQTYIRRSGFSLEFFYMLLIIYAVVIVGFGLIYFVLSMQDIVLVENGALRQVSILDALGQAVYFSGVTMLTIGYGDITPVGIGKIIALMQALIGYILPTAFVLRLVQYQDQSRNQ
- the bcp gene encoding thioredoxin-dependent thiol peroxidase — translated: MTVQVGEKVADFSLPNQAGELVRLSDYKGKYIVLYFYPKDMTPGCTTEACDFRDAHESFEDLDAVIIGISPDPVASHQKFIDKHDLPFMLLADEEKQVAEQFGVWKLKKNFGREYYGIERSTFIIDKEGVLQKEFRKVKVKGHVEEALSFIREQLQ
- a CDS encoding cob(I)yrinic acid a,c-diamide adenosyltransferase; translated protein: MRIYTRSGDKGKTSLIYGERVNKNDLRVEAYGTCDEANSMIGLAISYLQQESTFKEKEFVIEELSRVQTLLFHVGSELATPLDKEVPWKLTEKHIETLEKQIDDWDKQLEPLKNFILPSGVPASSALHVARTVSRRAERLAVGIENVNPLSLTFLNRLSDYLFVAARYMNQLLEGEERTLHTT
- the perR gene encoding peroxide-responsive transcriptional repressor PerR, producing MRVSENRLQEAISTLKASGVRITPQRHAVLEYLLNSMVHPTADDIYKALEGKFPNMSVATVYNNLRVLREVGLVRELTYGDSSSRFDCNTSDHYHIICNSCGKIVDFHYPSLDEVEALAEQVTGFKVSHHRMELYGECEECQKEEKNKQKSG
- a CDS encoding YgzB family protein, which encodes MAQIVYSSKINKIRSFALILIFAGILLMYGGILTKKIPWLMVTFFILGVIMVVLSCVVYLWIGTLSLKAVPIICPSCEKPTKMLGRVDACMHCKQPLTLDKELEGKEFDEKYNTRRYWKAMKKEESSTKK
- a CDS encoding nucleotidyltransferase-like protein is translated as MEQYLRSIYQHHASNSDVLGILILEKTKPDSPITDNFDVVLLIIVQEAEKTWNVKHYEFADKTCALHIVTEELLMEWIDTSGYRNAVEWIIYGRIIFDRNEFFNNLKATLQSFPDDKRNLRKIMEFGKLIKSYNEAKELFEAGEYMDTNSKILYSLHYLARLAVIEKGYYPEVTVWSQVKQIDIEVYKLYEEFIESKEELKKRVQLMLIAMDYVIKARANMAVKHLLDMMHAKNEWYYGELKALPKLQPYSLDLSAIITYLVDKNMITNATEQTKGEGVYHRKYMVSK